Sequence from the Fibrobacter sp. UWH6 genome:
CATGGGAACTGTCGTTTTGATGGATACGATATATTGAATGGTGAGTCTGATAATGTCTTGTGCTTGTTGAATGACATGCTTCAGGATAGCCGATTTAAGGACTTCCATTTTTTTGTGGTTTATTATCATAAAGATCGTTTAAAATCATATCAAAAATATTGTGAAGCGTTTCATTTAGATCGAATTCATTTTGTGCTAGCTTCCGAAAAAATTTCTGTTATGAAAGCTGTTTTTAAATGTTATACGATTTTTACAGATACAGATTTCACTCGCATTTGTTATCGAGTGTCGACTCAACGTGTTGTGTGCCTTAATTATTTTGGAGGATTGATAAAAAATGAGTTTTTCCGAATAGAAGAAATGGGCGGTTATAAAAGTATGATACGTGAACAAAATAAGATGCATTATCTTTTTGATTACCATTTGTCTATTTCAGACATTTGTTCAAAATTTATTGCCTTAGACAACTGCCATTATTATGGTAATTTCTTGTCGTTAGGTTTTCCTCGCAATGATGTCTTGTTTAAGGACCACTTGAATCTGAAAAGTGAAATTGAAAAAATTGTTGGTTTTAAGTTCAAAAAAATAATTACTTATGTTCCAACGCATCGAGATTATGAAAATAGTAAACGATCTTTTTATAACGAAAAAAACGAATCTCCACGATCAATATGGGGACATGTGTGCGAAAGTGATTTGGTATTGCTTGAAAAAATGCTTGAGGAAACAGAAACTCTTGTTGTTGCCAAAGTTCATCCTGTGCAACAAGCGCAAACATCTGTGATTGTAAAGAAATCAAGTAGACATGTGCTTTTTTATAGTGATTTAGTTGAGAATGTTAAAACAAGTTTAAATCCTCTCCTTGCTATATCGGATAGTATCATTACAGATTACACCACAACCGTATATGATTTTCTATACCTAAATCGTCCTATTATTTATTATTTCTATGATTATGAACAATATCGCTCAACAAGAGGTTTTTTTGTTGATCCTATTGAACCGATTTGTGCTGGCCATATAACTTATAATATGCAAGAATTGATTCTTGCAATTCAAGACATATGTTTAGGAAAAGACCCTGAAAGGGAAAAAAGGCTTGTTCTTCAAAAAATGTTCATTAAGTATTTGGATAATAAAGCCTGTACTCGCATCAAAGAATATTTTTTTCGAGATAATTAAATGCAGTTGTCGCCTATATACCTATTGTTATTGACGTTAGCATCGGTGTTTGCATTTTTTTATAAGAATAAAATGCTGGCCTGGGCGCTGTGTGTTTTCATGTTCGTCCTTGCTGTTTTTCGTGGGGTTGAAGTTGGTACGGATTGTCTGGGCTATCAAAAAGATTATTATATCATAAAAAGCGTTTTTGACGGAAATAAAATATTTCATTCTTTTGAAATCGGCTTTGTCGGATTAATAGCCCTGTTTAAACAGTATGTGACTAGTTTGTATTTGCCATTTGTTTCGGTGCTTTTCTGTGTATTTTGGTTTGGATTTTTAAAATTCATCAAATATTACAATATTCCACTAAGCTTGGCTTTATTCTTTCTGTTAACCCAATCTCATTATTTTTATGCATACAATATTATGCGACAGATGATGGCCTTGGGATTAATTGTATCTGTTATTTCTTGGCTTTATGAAAAAAAATATGTCAAGTTTTGTTTGTATGTTATCATTGTTAGTATGCTTTTCCATAAAAGCTCTATAATATTTGCTTTTTTATGTGTTATTCATCATTATTATCATAAATGTCCAAAATTCTTCTCAAAGAAGAATATGTACATTGCTGTAATTTTGTCGTTCTTGTTCTTTTTCACGGCCGATCAGACATCGATGGGAATGTTGGCTTCAATGGCAGGCTTGTTCTATAGTCGATATGAACAATATTTACTGGGATCGATTGGAACCGGGGTGGAAACAGGCTATTTGTTCATGGGTTGTCAGTCTCTATTTGTGCTGGCCTTGATTTTTTTGTATAATAATAATGAACGCAATAAATTTGAATTTATTGTCTATATTACGGGAATTGTTATATTCAACGTATTAAGCGCGATATCGGTTGTAGCGACCCGTGTTGCAGAGAGTTTCCTGATATTTAACACAGTGTTATTTCCTATGCTGATGTTGGACAAGACCAACAAACGTTTGAAATGGATTAGAATTGTAATTGTTGTTGTATCTCTTGTTTTGTTTTTCTATAGGTATGGAGTCAAGAATGATGGTCTTGTGAATCCATATTATTTTGAATCAAGGTTTGAGGAGTGATATGTCTGGTATTGAGTATTCCTTCATTGTTCCTCATCATAATAACCCTGAATTGCTGAATCGATTGATTGCGTCGATTCCTTTGCGTGATGATGTAGAAATCATCGTTGTCGATGATAATAGTGATGAAGCGAAAAAGCCTGTAGAATTAAGAAGTGATTGTAGATTTTTGAAACTTTCGTCTTCTGATTCGATGGGGGCTGGAAAAGCACGCAATGTCGGATTGGATCATGCGAATGGAAGGTGGTTGCTGTTTGCTGATTGTGATGACTGTTATGAAGAGGGCTTTTTGAATGTTTTGGATAATTACGTCAATTCAGAAATAGACATCCTATATTACGATGTTTTTTATGCGTGGGATCCTGTTCAGAAAAAGGAACGCTGGCCTCAGAAATATAGCGTGGCTATAGCTAATTATTTGAAAGATAGAAGTAGCGTTTATTGGCAAAAAATGGTCAAGCATGTTATCCAGGGACCATGGAATTTCATGATCCGAAGAGAATACGTCCTTGGAATAAACGCGCGATTTGAGGAAGTCCCTAAGGGAAACGACGCGTACTTCCATCATTACGTTGCGATGAATACGAATCGTTTTGAAATTGTTGAAAATAAAATCTACTATTGGCTATGGAATGAAGGGGGGATAACGGGGAAAAAAAGGTCTAAGGATGCTTATCTTTCTGAGATTCCTCATAATGCAAAATTGCTAAATATGAGAGCTGAAGCGGGTGCCTGGAATACGATTCCCCCTTTTTATAAGGGCTTTGGAAAAGTGAAATCAGATTGTGGAATTTTCTTTTCTGTAAAATGGCTTTGCCTGAATTTCTTTTCAGAAGTTCCTTGGTTTAGAGTGTGGCTTGAACGAAAGAAAATGGAGCTGCGAAAATGAAGAAACACGTTTTTATGATTTTGGCTCATAATAATCCTGAGTATTTAAATCGTATGGTTTCGATGCTTGATGCTCCCAATCATTTTTTTATCGTCCATATTGATAAAAAAAACGAATTGCTTTTGGAGCACTCTGCAATCACCCTTTTAAAAGAAAAGAAAAACTGCACTGTGTTTAGTGAGGTTTCCGTAAATTGGGGGGGACTCACTCAGGTTCTTGCGACATTGGCTTTGGTTAGAAAGGCTTTGAACTCTGAAGACCATTACGATTATTTCCACTTGATTTCGGGATGCGACCTTCCCTTGGTTTCTGCAACCGAAATGGATAGAATGGTTGAAAATGATTCAATTAAAGGCTATGTGGGCCTGGTTGAGATGGACTGGAGCGGACTGCGGAAGTTGTCGAGTAGATATAGACTGTTCCATTTTAACGACTTTGCTGACCGAAGAAACCATAATTTGAAAACAATCCTTTGCCGTTCCATTGAAATGGCGGAAAAAGTTTTTTCAAAGATCGGTGTTTATCCAAGATGTGATTTAAAAATGCCTGTATATAAGGGCTCTCAGTGGTGGTCTTTAAGTCGTGATGTTATTTGCTACGTAGATGATTTCTTAAAGGATCATCCGAAATACATAAAAAGATTCCAGTGGACGTCTTGCATTGATGAAATCTTTTTTCATACAATTGTATTCAACAGTCCGTTTGCTAGCGTGATTGAAAAAAATAATCATCGCTATATAGACTGGAGAAAGCTATCGAAAAAAGACAAACCTCCTCGAATACTCACCGAGGATGCAATTCCTGAAATTGAAAAAGGGTGTTTTTGGTTTGCTAGAAAAACTGATCCAAAAAAATCAGAGTTGTTGATAAAGTATTTTGAAGAGAAAGTGAAAGGCTAGATGGAAAATAAAACTCCTAATATTGAATATACGGTCAAAAATAATATTTGTACGGGTTGTGGTGTTTGCCAGGGGGCCTGTCTCTCTGGTGCAATTTCCATGATTGTAATCAATGGAGAATTTAGACCATCAGTAGATTTGAGTAAATGCAATAACACAAAGGGATGCCATCGTTGCTTTGATGTATGTCCTGGTGTTGGGATTAATTTGCAGGAGCAGGCTGGTAAAATATTTACTGATGATGGTGTTCAGGAAAATAAATACATTGGCAGATTCTTGAATTGTTATGTGGGACACAGTAATGATCAGGATTTGAGATACCATGCCGCAAGTGGGGGAACTTTAAGTCAATTTTTAATCTGGTTACTAGAAAATGACAAAATTGATGGTGCTGTTGTCACAAGGTTTGAAAAGGAGTCCCTTTTAAAAGTTAAAACGTTTATTGCAAAGACTAAGGCGGAAATTCTTTCTGCTAAAAGCTCCAAATATGCACCGACCTCATTGTATGGGATTGTTGCTGAATTAAAGGCTGAACAAAAAAAACGTTTTGTTGTTGTTGGTGTACCCTGTCAAATTGAAGGTATGCGTAAATTGCTTACGGTTGACAAAAAACTGCAAGAAAAAGTATGCGGTTTGATTTCTGTATATTGCTCTGGGTCACGAACCTTTAATTTTACAGAATATGTGCTGAAGGAACGAAATATTGACTTGGATAAATTGAATTATCTTGCTTATCGAGATAATGGTTGTTTGGGTGGCTTGGTAGCAAAAGGTGAAAACATAGACTTTTATGAGGATTATCAAAGCTATAGCCATCCATTACGATCAATGTTTTTCCCAAGACGTTGTGTTTTATGCGCTGACCATTTTGGCGAATTGAGCGATGTTTCTTTTGGTGACATTCACATAGCTCCATATTCTGAAGACAAAATTGGTGTTAACTCTGTTGTTGTCAGAACTACGAAATGGGGAGAATTGCTTGAAAATGCAAAAAAATCTGGTGCACTAACTTTAGAAAATTTGGATTCTGCAAAATTGATTGAGTCTCAAATTATGTCTAAGGTAAAAAAAAATCGTAATGTTTCTTTTGGAATGCTTCTAAAAAAACTTGGAAAGACTGCTCCTGATTTTGGGGCGGCGTATGATGCCCGAGTGGGTTTGAAAACTATTTTAAATTATGCTCAAATTCGTCTTCAACAGTTTATCGGTCGTCATAAAAGGCTTTGGTTTCTAATTCCCTTCTTAAAGGCTAAGGTTAAGATTTACTAATGAAAAAAATTGGCTGTGTAATCGCTTATCGCAAGGGGCATACCAATTACGGTACCGCCTTGGTTGGCTATGCTCTTTTGAAGAAAATCCTGCAGCTTGGTTTTCAGGTAGAAGTGATAAATTATGTAAAGAGATTATCTGTAAAACAGAAAGTTGCTTTTGTTTTGAATGCGATTTTGTGCGGTGAGCTTAAGTGCATTGTAGAGCGCTTGACTTCGAAACGGGTGATGAAAAAATATCCCCGTTATGCAGCAGGAATTAAAGAACGAACTGCAATTGTTGAGGCATACAAAGAAAAAAAGTTGATTCCTCTTTTTAGGGATTTTGTAGGATATTCAGCTTTACACGAAGGCTCGAAACAATATGATGCCGTTGTCGTTGGCAGCGATCAGGTTTGGACTCCTATGTCTTTGCCTAATAAATTCTTTAACTTGTTGTTTGTGAGCGATTCTGTTCGCAAGGTCGCTTATGCCTCTAGTTTTGGAGTTAGTGTAATTCCGAATTTCCAGAAAGAGGCCACAGGCAAATACCTCGATCGCTTCTATAAAATTGGTGTTCGTGAGCAAAAGGGGAAGGAAATCGTAGATTCTTTGAGCCATCAGGTCGCTCAAGTCGTTGCCGATCCAACAATGCTTTTGAATGCAGAAGAATGGCGCGAAGAAATTTTTGCTGAGCCTCAACAAGTTGGCGAACCATATATTTTCTGCTATTTCCTGGGCAACAATCAAGAGGCTCGCAAGGCTGCAAATGAATTGAAGGCAAAAACCGGTTTCAAGATTGTAACGTTGCGTCATATGGACGAATATGTTCCCGAAGATGAATCTTTTGGTGATGAAGCTCCTTATGATGTGGATCCCGATGGATTCCTACGGTTAATTCATAATGCCTCCTATGTTTGCACGGATTCATTTCATTGTTCAGTATTCAGCATTCAGTTCCATAAGCAATTCATGACGTTCTATCGTTTTGCTCAAGGTGCAGCAACGGGACGTAATTCTCGAATCGATTCGCTGTTTAGCGTTTTGGGAATCAATCGTAATCGCCTTTATCAAGGGGATGTCTTTAAAATTGATGAAGCTGTTGACTGGAATGTCGTTGATGAAAAGTTAAGATCGTTGAGGGAAGAAAGTATTCGTTTCCTGCGAGAATCTTTGTCATGATTATGAGAACCTTGGCTTTATTCCTGATTTTATTCCATTGTACTTTTGCGCAATGGAATAGTTGGAGTGATGCTTCAACGGTTCGTAAAAATTTATTGAAGGCTGCGAAAGAAGGGAAAACTTACTTTAGTCAGTTTCATGTTTATGATGCAAGAAGTGAGCGGAACCATTTTTCTTCGGGATATAAAGAGGCTACTGGCGAGGACCTTTTTGTTTATGGTTTGGATTTCTATTACGCCACTGGCACGTACTTTGATTCAACCTATAAAGCCGATAATCGAAAGAGAATTATTGAAATCGTAAGAAAAATGTGGAAGGATAATGGTGCGATTCCTTCTTTTTCGTGGCATTTGGAAAACCCGTATGTACCGTCTGATTTTGATAATTATATGGGATGTCGATACAGGAAAAGTTCTCAGGTTCCCGATTATCCTGCAAAACATAGATATGTGATTCGAGAAATTTTGGAAGGAACTGGTGATACATGTGGCTATGGCAGATTTCGCTCAAAGGATGACTTCGCTAATGTTTACGAAACTCCAGCGAAGTGGTTTGATGCAAGAATAAAAGAGGTTGCTTCAATACTAAATGAATTGGTCGATGATGATGGCAAACCAATACCGATGATAATTCGTCTATGGCATGAGATGGAGGATGATTGGATGTGGTGGGGCCGAAGCAGTGTATCTCCAAAGGATTATAAGGCTTTTTTTGTTTTAACAGAGAAAAGTATAAAACAGTATGCTCAGCGGGCTCAGATTCTTTGGGGATATGGGCCAGACCGACATTGGAAAGAATCTGATTTCTTTAAATGGTATCCTGGTGACGAATATGTTGATATAATTGGTTTTGATGACTATTCTATCGGGAGGGATGAAACTGATTTTCAGAATGTGATTAAAAGAGCTCAGTTTGTGTCGCGTGAGGCTGAAAAAAAAGGTAAAGTTGCAGCTCTTTTTGAAACAGACAATAAAGATTCCTCTACAACGAATATATTTTTTAGGTATCGATTGAAAAGATTGTTGCAAACGAATGGGGTGCGGTTGAGCTTGGTTCAGTTATGGTCTACAAGTAAAATTTCAAACGAGGCGCAGAGAGTAGACCGACTTGAATTTCTGAGTAATAATGCTATCATTATAAAAAGAAAGGGTGAATGATTTTTATGCAGAATGTTATCATGTGCTGCTCCACATTGAACACCAAGGGTGGGATGGTCAGTGTGACGAAAAATTACCTCAGTTATTCAAATTGGGGTGATTATAGGATTGATTTTATTCCAACCCATTTTGACACAAAAAAGTGGGTGCTCTTGATTTTTTTTGCCATTCAATTTGCAAAAATTTTGTTTGCAGTAAAAACACGCAAGTACAATATCGCTCATCTGCACACTGCGGAACGTGGTAGCTTTTGGAGAAAGTCCATGTTGATGAAATTTTTTCATCGTCATGGAATAAAAGTAATTTTGCATCATCATGCCGCTGAATTTGAAGATTTTTATGCAAAGTGCTCTGAACTGCAAAAAGAGAAAATAAGGAAAACTCTTGCTGAAGCGGATTTGAATATTGTTCTTAGTGAACGATTGATTTCCATGATAAAGGATAAAGAACCTTCCGCTAGAGTTGAAGTTCTTTATAATGCAGTTCCTTCCTATGAAAAAAATCCATATTCGTTAGAAGCTCGTAATGTGCTATTTATGGGTCGTCTTGGTGTGCGCAAAGGTACATTTGACTTGATTGAGGCTATCAAACGGCTTGATGACAAGATTCCTGAAGATGTCAAGTTCTATCTGTGTGGAGACATGGGTGAAAATGAGGTGAGGGCTAAAGTCAAAGAACTTGGCGTTGAACACAGGATTGCTCATGTTGGCTGGATTGATGGTGCTCAAAAAAAAGATTTCATTAGTAAATCTATGATTAACTGTTTGCCTTCTTATAATGAAGGTCTTCCAATGACTATTCTGGAAACCATGGCTGCTGGCATTCCGAATATTTCCACGAACATTGCTTCGATTCCCGAAGTTATAATGGATGGGGAAAATGGCTTTCTTATTGAACCGGGGGATGTTGATGCTCTAACGGAAAAATTGCTTCATTTGATAGTTGATGAAAAGCTACGTAGTGATTTCAGTGAAAAATCTTATAATTTGATAAAAAATAACTTTTCTATTGATTCAAATATTATTAAATTAAAAGAGATTTTCAGAAATCTTTAGGAGCAATGTGAAGTTTATTCGTTTTTTAAATACCGATATTTTGGCGATAACTCAAGAGGACCTTCTTCGGGATTTGAAGAAAGGTGTACTTTTTACTCCAAATTTGGATCATTTAGTAAAACTTCAAAAAGATCGTGATTTTTATGAGGCGTATCAACAAGCAGAATGGATTGTTTGTGATAGCATGGTTCTCTATTTTTGTTCAAAATTCTTGAAAAACAAGTTGCCAGATGTTGTTCCTGGTTCAAGTTTTTTCACAGAATTTTACAGATATCATGCTGCCGATGAAAATTGCAAAATTTTCTTACTTGGTGCGATGGATGGTGTTGCTGAAAAAGCGAAAGCAAAAATCAATGCTGCCGTTGGACGTGAAATTATTGTAGGAGCACACTCCCCAAGTTTTGGCTTTGAAAGAAAACTTGATGAGATTGAAAATATCATACAGATTGTTAATGAAAGTGGAGCTAATGTAGTTCTTGTTGGAGTGGGCGCTCCGAAACAGGAAAAGTTTATAATGAAGTACAAGGATCGCATGCCTGGGGTTGATATTTGGATGGCTCTTGGAGCTACCATTGACTTTGAAGCGGGGAATATTTCTAGAGCTCCTATTTTTATGCAGAAATGCGCAATGGAATGGCTTTATAGATTCTTTAAAGAACCCAAAAGAATGTTTCGTAGATATTTTTTGGATGATTTGAAATTTTTTTGGCTTTTCTTGAAACAAATTTTGGGTGTGTACAAAAATCCGTTCAAAACGTAAGGATTTTTCGTACCCTTTGACAAAAAGTTGCTACAGCTTATTAAACAGTTCGTCCAGTTCCTGGATTCTGTTCCTGTAGCTTTGCTTTAGCATGAGTATGGCTTCGTCGAATGATTTGCTTTCGTCTCCGATAATGCCGTCGTTGATTTTTATGGGCCACATTTTGTTGTTGCGTTCGTTCGATTTGCTGATGTATGTATGAAGCGAATCGATAAAGCTGTCCATCTGGCCGAACTTTTCCTTGTACTTGTTCCACTGCTCGATGACTACTTCCTTGTAGCGGGTCTTCTTGAGCAGGGCTTTGTTCCACATGGCCTTTTCGAGCTTTATTCCGCTGATGGTGGAGGAGAATGTTTCCCAGTCGAAGTCCCAGACGGGGCCAGCGGTTAGCTTGGTCGTTGCGTCCTTGTGCATGTAGAAGCTTTTGGGGTGCTTGGGCTCTGTGTTTGTCGCGACTTCGTAGATAATCCAATACAGCGCCATGCTTTTTAGGTCGATGTAGTCTTCCGGATTCAGCAGGGATTCGTTATCGTAAAGGGCGGTCTCGAGGGTGTTTACGTAATTTTGTATGTACTCCTGTTGTTCTGCGGAGAGGTCTTCGAGATCGGGATCTTTGATCGTTGCGGGAATATTTCGGTATTTTGTTTTGAAGATGTTTTCCTTGTTGTTCTTGTCGAATTCCAGCAGGTAGGCGTTATTTCTTAGACCGAGTCGATTTTTCGAAAGTTCGATTTTTTCACAGAGGTAGTAGTTGCCCAGGAATTTCCTGTTGAGGTAGACTTCAACGAAACGGCCTGATGGCGTCCATCCGATTTCTGTGAATCTGGCGATTTCTAAGGCCAGTGCGTTTCTGATGAGGGTGCGGTCGCGATAGTTTGCCAGCAGTACCCACTTTTTTGCCTTGGGCATGCCGAACAGTGACGTTTTTTCGTTGAATTTTATGGCGTAGGGCTTCTTGACGTAGGTCCAGGTTGTGTTGCCGCGGCCTTTAATCGTCAGTTCCATGATTTCACTTTCTGGTGCGTTTTCGCCCCAGATTTGAAACTTTGCTGGAATCTCTGTTTCGCGATCTTTGATTGCTCGGAAATTTTCAGTTTCAATGACAATCCTAGGAATTCCTGCGTATGGATATTCAGAGTCATCTAGGGGGAGATATTCTTTTGGATTTTTAGAACAGAGATTTTTGTTTATAACAATGGATCCATTGTTACATTCATACATGATTTGTGAAGAATCTTTCGATTCTGACAAATCTCCGACGGTGGAATCTTTTGATTCTGGGCGAATTGTGACGATAGAATCTTCTGGAACTAGGTCTATCCATCGATACCCATTACAGTATTGTTTCTTGCCGAGTTTTGAATCATCAATGATTTCGCCGTAGCGATCGCCATCGCAAGCGTAAAATTTCCCGCTGAGCTCAAATTCATTTGAGTCGGATGAAAAGTCTGAACACCCGTTTAAAATCAAGAAAAAGAAAGCAATCAGTAGATAGGAAAACCTCATTTTATACGTTCGCTATAATCTGGTTTTCACAGTTAATGCTGTTACGTTCTACATTGTTCCACACCACGCAATCTTTTATTATTGCATCCTTAAGAATGCAATTGTCTCCGATGGTTACATTGGGACCTATAGTAGAATTTTCGATACGGCAATTCTTGCCAATATGGCAGGGAGGTATGATTGCGTTGTGATTATTCAATTCCGCAGTGTTTTGATCAATAGTACCTGATAGACGATTGTTCAGTAACCAAGTGTTCGTTTCAATCAGGGTTTCCGGTAAACCGCAGTCTAGCCATTCTTTTACAGGGGCCGTACGGAATTTGCAGCCCTCTTCAATCATCATCTGCAATGCATCTGTCAGTTGCAGTTCGCCTTTGGTTCGGATATCATTATCCATGAGGTGTTGCAAGGCTGTTTTTAGCGCCTTTACATCTTTGATGTAGTAGATGCCGACTATGGCTTCGTTACTTACGAATTCTTGGGGTTTCTCTACAAGACGTTGGATGTTACCGTTGGTGTCGGTGACTGCTACGCCAAATCGGCGGGGGTCGGCGACTTTGTAGGTGAATAGAATGTTACTGGATTCTTCGCTTCGCTCAGAATGACGTACAGGATTGAGTATGCTAAGGTCGGCGTCAAAGAGGGTGTCGCCTAGGATGATGAGTAGGGGCTCATCGTTGACATAGGGGAGGGCTAAGCTGATGGCTTGACCTAGCCCCTGGGGGTCGCTCTGGAGAATGGCGCGTGTTTTGCCCCAGTTTGGTTTGCTTTCCAGATACTGATCCATTTTCTCGGCTTTATAGCCGGTAATGAAGATTGTTTCGGAGGGATTGAGCTTTAAAGCGTCTTCTACGATCCAGTCAATAATAGTTTTTCCGCCTACGGGAAGCAAACACTTTGGCAACTCGTTTGTGTACGGT
This genomic interval carries:
- a CDS encoding CDP-glycerol glycerophosphotransferase family protein, which translates into the protein MFDFLKNIVARCANRLCKKQKNAILFYPHGNCRFDGYDILNGESDNVLCLLNDMLQDSRFKDFHFFVVYYHKDRLKSYQKYCEAFHLDRIHFVLASEKISVMKAVFKCYTIFTDTDFTRICYRVSTQRVVCLNYFGGLIKNEFFRIEEMGGYKSMIREQNKMHYLFDYHLSISDICSKFIALDNCHYYGNFLSLGFPRNDVLFKDHLNLKSEIEKIVGFKFKKIITYVPTHRDYENSKRSFYNEKNESPRSIWGHVCESDLVLLEKMLEETETLVVAKVHPVQQAQTSVIVKKSSRHVLFYSDLVENVKTSLNPLLAISDSIITDYTTTVYDFLYLNRPIIYYFYDYEQYRSTRGFFVDPIEPICAGHITYNMQELILAIQDICLGKDPEREKRLVLQKMFIKYLDNKACTRIKEYFFRDN
- a CDS encoding EpsG family protein; the protein is MQLSPIYLLLLTLASVFAFFYKNKMLAWALCVFMFVLAVFRGVEVGTDCLGYQKDYYIIKSVFDGNKIFHSFEIGFVGLIALFKQYVTSLYLPFVSVLFCVFWFGFLKFIKYYNIPLSLALFFLLTQSHYFYAYNIMRQMMALGLIVSVISWLYEKKYVKFCLYVIIVSMLFHKSSIIFAFLCVIHHYYHKCPKFFSKKNMYIAVILSFLFFFTADQTSMGMLASMAGLFYSRYEQYLLGSIGTGVETGYLFMGCQSLFVLALIFLYNNNERNKFEFIVYITGIVIFNVLSAISVVATRVAESFLIFNTVLFPMLMLDKTNKRLKWIRIVIVVVSLVLFFYRYGVKNDGLVNPYYFESRFEE
- a CDS encoding glycosyltransferase family 2 protein, whose product is MSGIEYSFIVPHHNNPELLNRLIASIPLRDDVEIIVVDDNSDEAKKPVELRSDCRFLKLSSSDSMGAGKARNVGLDHANGRWLLFADCDDCYEEGFLNVLDNYVNSEIDILYYDVFYAWDPVQKKERWPQKYSVAIANYLKDRSSVYWQKMVKHVIQGPWNFMIRREYVLGINARFEEVPKGNDAYFHHYVAMNTNRFEIVENKIYYWLWNEGGITGKKRSKDAYLSEIPHNAKLLNMRAEAGAWNTIPPFYKGFGKVKSDCGIFFSVKWLCLNFFSEVPWFRVWLERKKMELRK
- a CDS encoding beta-1,6-N-acetylglucosaminyltransferase, whose amino-acid sequence is MKKHVFMILAHNNPEYLNRMVSMLDAPNHFFIVHIDKKNELLLEHSAITLLKEKKNCTVFSEVSVNWGGLTQVLATLALVRKALNSEDHYDYFHLISGCDLPLVSATEMDRMVENDSIKGYVGLVEMDWSGLRKLSSRYRLFHFNDFADRRNHNLKTILCRSIEMAEKVFSKIGVYPRCDLKMPVYKGSQWWSLSRDVICYVDDFLKDHPKYIKRFQWTSCIDEIFFHTIVFNSPFASVIEKNNHRYIDWRKLSKKDKPPRILTEDAIPEIEKGCFWFARKTDPKKSELLIKYFEEKVKG
- a CDS encoding Coenzyme F420 hydrogenase/dehydrogenase, beta subunit C-terminal domain; translation: MENKTPNIEYTVKNNICTGCGVCQGACLSGAISMIVINGEFRPSVDLSKCNNTKGCHRCFDVCPGVGINLQEQAGKIFTDDGVQENKYIGRFLNCYVGHSNDQDLRYHAASGGTLSQFLIWLLENDKIDGAVVTRFEKESLLKVKTFIAKTKAEILSAKSSKYAPTSLYGIVAELKAEQKKRFVVVGVPCQIEGMRKLLTVDKKLQEKVCGLISVYCSGSRTFNFTEYVLKERNIDLDKLNYLAYRDNGCLGGLVAKGENIDFYEDYQSYSHPLRSMFFPRRCVLCADHFGELSDVSFGDIHIAPYSEDKIGVNSVVVRTTKWGELLENAKKSGALTLENLDSAKLIESQIMSKVKKNRNVSFGMLLKKLGKTAPDFGAAYDARVGLKTILNYAQIRLQQFIGRHKRLWFLIPFLKAKVKIY
- a CDS encoding polysaccharide pyruvyl transferase family protein, producing the protein MKKIGCVIAYRKGHTNYGTALVGYALLKKILQLGFQVEVINYVKRLSVKQKVAFVLNAILCGELKCIVERLTSKRVMKKYPRYAAGIKERTAIVEAYKEKKLIPLFRDFVGYSALHEGSKQYDAVVVGSDQVWTPMSLPNKFFNLLFVSDSVRKVAYASSFGVSVIPNFQKEATGKYLDRFYKIGVREQKGKEIVDSLSHQVAQVVADPTMLLNAEEWREEIFAEPQQVGEPYIFCYFLGNNQEARKAANELKAKTGFKIVTLRHMDEYVPEDESFGDEAPYDVDPDGFLRLIHNASYVCTDSFHCSVFSIQFHKQFMTFYRFAQGAATGRNSRIDSLFSVLGINRNRLYQGDVFKIDEAVDWNVVDEKLRSLREESIRFLRESLS
- a CDS encoding glycoside hydrolase family 26 protein, which produces MIMRTLALFLILFHCTFAQWNSWSDASTVRKNLLKAAKEGKTYFSQFHVYDARSERNHFSSGYKEATGEDLFVYGLDFYYATGTYFDSTYKADNRKRIIEIVRKMWKDNGAIPSFSWHLENPYVPSDFDNYMGCRYRKSSQVPDYPAKHRYVIREILEGTGDTCGYGRFRSKDDFANVYETPAKWFDARIKEVASILNELVDDDGKPIPMIIRLWHEMEDDWMWWGRSSVSPKDYKAFFVLTEKSIKQYAQRAQILWGYGPDRHWKESDFFKWYPGDEYVDIIGFDDYSIGRDETDFQNVIKRAQFVSREAEKKGKVAALFETDNKDSSTTNIFFRYRLKRLLQTNGVRLSLVQLWSTSKISNEAQRVDRLEFLSNNAIIIKRKGE
- a CDS encoding glycosyltransferase family 4 protein, which gives rise to MQNVIMCCSTLNTKGGMVSVTKNYLSYSNWGDYRIDFIPTHFDTKKWVLLIFFAIQFAKILFAVKTRKYNIAHLHTAERGSFWRKSMLMKFFHRHGIKVILHHHAAEFEDFYAKCSELQKEKIRKTLAEADLNIVLSERLISMIKDKEPSARVEVLYNAVPSYEKNPYSLEARNVLFMGRLGVRKGTFDLIEAIKRLDDKIPEDVKFYLCGDMGENEVRAKVKELGVEHRIAHVGWIDGAQKKDFISKSMINCLPSYNEGLPMTILETMAAGIPNISTNIASIPEVIMDGENGFLIEPGDVDALTEKLLHLIVDEKLRSDFSEKSYNLIKNNFSIDSNIIKLKEIFRNL
- a CDS encoding WecB/TagA/CpsF family glycosyltransferase; its protein translation is MKFIRFLNTDILAITQEDLLRDLKKGVLFTPNLDHLVKLQKDRDFYEAYQQAEWIVCDSMVLYFCSKFLKNKLPDVVPGSSFFTEFYRYHAADENCKIFLLGAMDGVAEKAKAKINAAVGREIIVGAHSPSFGFERKLDEIENIIQIVNESGANVVLVGVGAPKQEKFIMKYKDRMPGVDIWMALGATIDFEAGNISRAPIFMQKCAMEWLYRFFKEPKRMFRRYFLDDLKFFWLFLKQILGVYKNPFKT